In the genome of Bradyrhizobium ottawaense, the window CGAGATTGGTCTCGTTCTGCACGGCGAGCGCACCCTCGCTGACGAGAGCCGCACCGACGACGCCGTCGATCGGCGCGCGCACGGTGGCATAGTCGAGATTGAGCTTGGCACGCGAGAGTTCCGCCTTGCGTCCCTCGACCTCGGCATGGGCCTGACGCTCGGCCGCAATCGCCTTTTCGTTCTCGGCTTCCGGGGCGGCGCGGTCCTTGGTGAGCGCAGCGACGCGGCGTGCCTGCTGGTGCGCCTGCATCGCAGCGGCCTCGGCCTTGGCGAGCGCCGCCTCGTTCGCCAGCACCTCGACCTCGAACGGGCGCGGATCGATGCGGTAGAGCGGATCGCCGGCCTTCACCTCACTGCCCTGGCGGAACAAGCGCTCGACCACGATGCCGGAGACGCGCGGCCGCACGTCGGAGACGCGCGTCGGCGCGATGCGGCCGGGCAATTCCCGGACCACGGCGCGCGGCTGCGGCTTGACGATGACGATGCTGACGTCCGGATAGGCGGGCGGAGCGGCAGACACGGCGGAGCTGGATTCGTCGCAAGCACCAAGCAGCGGCGCCAGGGCCGCGAGCATCATTGCAACGCATGCCGATCGCGCGCGAAGTCCTGACATGAAGTTAAGTGCCCCGATGTTGTTGAAACTGATCACGCTCCGCGCGCGGCCCGTTCTGGGCGATTCCGTGCGGCTGATGCCGTCAAGATAGAATGCACCTGCTGCGATGCAACGCATGCTGCGGGCGGCTCATTGTCACACAATGTATCCTGTTGAACTTATGCAGCTTTTATGGACTCACCTGATTGTGAGACAGGTTCCATCGCGGCGTGCTGCGGCGGAACATCGCAACGAAACGTTACGGACTGCAGAGTACACTCAAAGGCCACGGTTCCTCGGACTACGCGAATTCCCTGCGACATCGCATGAATCACCAGGTGACGCGAACACCTCCGCTACCCCTGTAATGGCGGTTGTCCGCGCTGTTGTTGAGGCTCGTATTGTAAGTGCCCTCGCCGAAGATGGTGTAGCGCCCGTTGGCCCAGCTGTAGCTGCCGCCACCGCCGATGCTGCCCCACAGCCGATCTTGCGCATTTGCAAATCCGGTACCTGCCACGTCCACATTGGTGCCGCCGAGGAACTCGTAACGCAGATTGGCAATGCCGTAGACATCGGAACGCACGATACCCGTGCCATCGTTCCAGGTCCTCTGATGGTTGAGGGCAAGGCCGGCGCGGCCGAGCAGGCTGTCAGCATCGCGCAACGACACCGGCGCGCCGAACCGATCGGCAAAGCTGTCGAAAGCGACCTTCGAATAGGAGAGCTGCGCCTGAGGCGTCAGTGACCAGCCACGGCCAATGCCGATCCGCTTGCCGGTTTCGGCGCTGAAGGCATAGCCGAACCCTTCATTGCCGTGGATCAGGCTGCCGGCCAGCACGGACGACAGATCGCTGCGGTAGAACATCGACTGCGCCTGACCGTCGACATAGAAGCCGTTGTCGCCATACCAGGTGAGCGTGCTGCCCACCCCCGTTCCCTCGACGCGGATACGACCATTGCCGAAGAACGAGGCGACATTGGCGGTGGTCAGGCCATATTGCGCGGTGAGGCCGACGAACAACTGGCCCCGCTCGTTCTCGAGCACGAGGCCATCGAGTCCTGTCTGCACCTTCAAATGATCGGCCTTGTAGGTCGAGCCGGTGGTGTTGGAGGACTGCAAGTCGGAATGCCCGCCTTCGATGCGGCCCCAGAACGCCGTGGGCGCCGGCGGAGCCACGCCCGGCACCGGCGCGGCGCCGGCGCGCGCCATCGCATCGCTGCCGCCCCAATAGCGGTTGCCGACGCGCTGCTGCAGCGTCGGCAGATCGTTGATGCCGAGCATCACCTGCGCGTAGTTCTCGTAAAGCGGAACGCCCGGCTGATAGAGCGGACCGGGCGGCGTCGCCACCGGCGGATTGAGCAGGCTCGAGCGCAGGTACCAATCGCCGTCGGCGGGACTGGCGATGCCGTTCTTCTGCAATGTATAGGCATAGGCGCCGCCGACCACGGCCTGTTCGCCGTGAAAGACGTAGCTGCCCAGAAGCGAAAAACTGCCGTTGGACGCTCCGACCACGTCGATCACCTTGATGCCTTCGGTGGTCTGCGCACCGGCGCCGCCGACATTGGTGACACGCAGCGACGACGCGCCCGACGTGCTTCCCTGCACCCGCAACAGGTCGGTCGGCGAGCCGTCGCCGCCGAGCCGGCTGTTGAGCTCCACGATTCCGCCATTGCCGAGATAATTGCCGGTCACTGTCAGCGTCGTTCCCGGCGCACCGCCGAGGGTGACCGTGCCGGCATTGCCGAGCGAGGCGAGCGTCTGATTGAAGCCGGCGAGGTCGAGCGTGCCGCCGGCGGCGACCGTGATGGCCGAGGCCGCGCTGAATGTGTTTGTGGCTCCGGCGCGGAGAGTACCGCCGTTCACAGTCGTCGCGCCGTTGTAAGTATTGGCTCCCGCCAGCGTCTGGATGCCGCCGGTGAGCGTCAGACCGCCGGTGCCACCGATCACACCGGCGAACTGATCGTTCGCGTTGGTGATGGTGAGGTTCTTCGCGCCAAGCGCGACGGCGCCAGTTCCGGCCAGGCTTTGAATGCTCGTGCCGGCGGCCGTGATGCCCGAGACGCTGAAGGTTCCGTTTGCGACGACCCGGCTTGACGCGGCAACCGAGCCACTACTGGCGAGCGCAAGCGTGCCGGCCTGGATCACCGTAGCACCGGTATAGGTATTGGCGGCGCGGAGATTGAAGGTGCCCGCGCCAGTCTTGGTCATTCCGCCAACGCCGGAAAAGCCGCTGTTCGCGCTTACAGTGAAGGCCTGCGTGTCGACAGTCAGACCGCCCGCGGCGATATTGAGGCTTCCCGGCACGAATGCGGAGATGAAGCCGACGCTGTTTATTCGGGCGCGCAGGATGGCATTATTGAAATTGACCTGGCCAGTTCCTCCCCCACCGGGGCGAGACAGGATGGTCGTCTCGAGCGTGCTGCCGCCGTCGATATTGAGCGTGCCCGTGCCGGCGGCGAAGCTTCCGAGCAACACTCCTGCTTGGGCGACAACTCTGGCGCCGTTCTGAATGTTGAGTGTACCATTGCCACTGGCGCCGATTTCGATCTGAGCGCCGGATGTAGTCCATTGTGATCCGGCCCCGCTGACGGTGACGGTGCCGTTGCTTCCGCCTGCGACTCCAATCGCAATCGTCGCGCCACTGGTCGTCAGCGTGCTGCCGTTCTGAATTGTCAGGTTGCCGAATGATCCGGTCGTATTGCCGACGGTCAGTCGACCTGTCGCGCCGGCAGCAGCACCGCCTACGCCGAGGATCGTCGGGTTTGGCGACGTCGTATTGATGTTGACGAGGTTGCCCGCGATTGGGACCGCGCCACCGGACCAGTTGCTCCCGACCGTCCAGTCGCTGCTTGTCGTTCCGGCCCAGCTTTGGGCCGAAGCAGACCGGGGGGACAGCGCTATCAGCGCCGCCGCTGCCGCGCTCGCCAGCTGCAAGCGAAGCATTCGGGTCCGGGGGTTGCTGGATGGAGAGCGCTGCGTCCGATTCGGACTCCTGTGCAGCGAATCATCGTGGTGTGGTCGGGTTGAGGCAGCCCCGATGCATTCGCGCATGCTCATTCCAATTGCGTCCGCGCCGTTCGAGGGTGCGGATTTCTTGTCGTGTCGTCCACGAGGGACAACCACGACGATAGGCGAGCGGAAACGTTCAGACAACAATTGCCACATGTTCCTACAAAGAAAGCACGCGGCGTGTGCCGTTTGGGCAACGAAAGACACTTAACAAATTCTTTCGAGTGGCCGCGCGCTACGCCGCCTTCATCCGGTAGCGGCTGATGCCCCATTCGCTGCCGGCGGCGTAGCCGAACAGGCCCGCTGTCGCGAGCAAGAACCAGCGCCAGCGCCGCATCCACAGGTGCGTCTCCGCGCCGTAGACGTTGCGCAAGGCCGCCTCGATCGCATCCCGGTGCGCGTCGAAATTGGCGAGCCAGTCGTTGGCGGTGCGCTGATAATGCGCGCCGCTCCAGCACCATTCCTTCTCGACCGTGAAGATGTCGTGGAATTGCCTGACGAGGTGATGGCTCGGCATCAGCCCGCCGGTGAAGACGTGCTGGGCGATCCAGTCCTCGCGGTCGAGCCGGTCGAACAGCTGGGAGCCGGAGCGATGGGTGACGATCTGCATGAAGAAGCGCCCGTCGGGGGCGAGCCATGACCGCAGGCGCGTCATCAGCTTGCGCCAGTTCATCATCTGCTCGAACATCTCGACCGAGACGATGCGGTCGAACTGGCCGTCGGGCGCGAACACGTTCATGTCCGCCGTGACCACGCGCAGGTTCAGCAAGCCGCGCCGCCGCGCCTCCTCCTCGACATGAGCGCGCTGCGCCTGCGAGGTCGACACCGCCGTCACCCTGGCGTGCGGAAACTGCCGCGCCATCCACAGCGACAGCGAGCCCCAGCCGCAGCCGAGCTCGAGGATGGTCTGGCCGTCGGCGAGGCCGGCATGCTCGACCGTCTGGCGTAGCGCCTCCTCCTCCGCCTCCTGCAAGGTGGTCGCATCGGTCTTGTAGAAGCAGCAGGAATATTTGCGGCTGGGGCCGAGCATTTCGGCGAAGAACGCCGCGGGCACGTCCTCACGCCCGGCCTCCGCGTTTTCGGCGATCGGCCGCAGCATCATCCGGCCTGCGAAAGCGGCATCGGCGGGCGCATCATGCGCGGCGAGGCGGGTTGCGCTGCGGGAGCACAGGCGCTGGATCGCGGCG includes:
- a CDS encoding efflux RND transporter periplasmic adaptor subunit, with the protein product MSGLRARSACVAMMLAALAPLLGACDESSSAVSAAPPAYPDVSIVIVKPQPRAVVRELPGRIAPTRVSDVRPRVSGIVVERLFRQGSEVKAGDPLYRIDPRPFEVEVLANEAALAKAEAAAMQAHQQARRVAALTKDRAAPEAENEKAIAAERQAHAEVEGRKAELSRAKLNLDYATVRAPIDGVVGAALVSEGALAVQNETNLATIQQLDPIYADFTQSVNELNQLRRAFETGDLERIASDAAKVHLVLDDNTLYSLDGKLLFSDAKVDAHTGQVTLRGEFPNPKRELLPGMYVRVRIDQGLDSDAIAVPQQAIQRNGGGGSEVFVVKDDNHIAVQPVRTGSVQDGIWFVTEGLKAGDKVVVEGFQKFAAGDKVKPQSWSEADATADNRHAQKLTR
- a CDS encoding autotransporter outer membrane beta-barrel domain-containing protein, with the translated sequence MSFVAQTAHAACFLCRNMWQLLSERFRSPIVVVVPRGRHDKKSAPSNGADAIGMSMRECIGAASTRPHHDDSLHRSPNRTQRSPSSNPRTRMLRLQLASAAAAALIALSPRSASAQSWAGTTSSDWTVGSNWSGGAVPIAGNLVNINTTSPNPTILGVGGAAAGATGRLTVGNTTGSFGNLTIQNGSTLTTSGATIAIGVAGGSNGTVTVSGAGSQWTTSGAQIEIGASGNGTLNIQNGARVVAQAGVLLGSFAAGTGTLNIDGGSTLETTILSRPGGGGTGQVNFNNAILRARINSVGFISAFVPGSLNIAAGGLTVDTQAFTVSANSGFSGVGGMTKTGAGTFNLRAANTYTGATVIQAGTLALASSGSVAASSRVVANGTFSVSGITAAGTSIQSLAGTGAVALGAKNLTITNANDQFAGVIGGTGGLTLTGGIQTLAGANTYNGATTVNGGTLRAGATNTFSAASAITVAAGGTLDLAGFNQTLASLGNAGTVTLGGAPGTTLTVTGNYLGNGGIVELNSRLGGDGSPTDLLRVQGSTSGASSLRVTNVGGAGAQTTEGIKVIDVVGASNGSFSLLGSYVFHGEQAVVGGAYAYTLQKNGIASPADGDWYLRSSLLNPPVATPPGPLYQPGVPLYENYAQVMLGINDLPTLQQRVGNRYWGGSDAMARAGAAPVPGVAPPAPTAFWGRIEGGHSDLQSSNTTGSTYKADHLKVQTGLDGLVLENERGQLFVGLTAQYGLTTANVASFFGNGRIRVEGTGVGSTLTWYGDNGFYVDGQAQSMFYRSDLSSVLAGSLIHGNEGFGYAFSAETGKRIGIGRGWSLTPQAQLSYSKVAFDSFADRFGAPVSLRDADSLLGRAGLALNHQRTWNDGTGIVRSDVYGIANLRYEFLGGTNVDVAGTGFANAQDRLWGSIGGGGSYSWANGRYTIFGEGTYNTSLNNSADNRHYRGSGGVRVTW
- a CDS encoding SAM-dependent methyltransferase — its product is MSVVSAIIGTAERVPLPDVVIRAAIQRLCSRSATRLAAHDAPADAAFAGRMMLRPIAENAEAGREDVPAAFFAEMLGPSRKYSCCFYKTDATTLQEAEEEALRQTVEHAGLADGQTILELGCGWGSLSLWMARQFPHARVTAVSTSQAQRAHVEEEARRRGLLNLRVVTADMNVFAPDGQFDRIVSVEMFEQMMNWRKLMTRLRSWLAPDGRFFMQIVTHRSGSQLFDRLDREDWIAQHVFTGGLMPSHHLVRQFHDIFTVEKEWCWSGAHYQRTANDWLANFDAHRDAIEAALRNVYGAETHLWMRRWRWFLLATAGLFGYAAGSEWGISRYRMKAA